The following are encoded together in the Arcticibacterium luteifluviistationis genome:
- the eboE gene encoding metabolite traffic protein EboE gives MRINKYQAHLSYCSNIHAGESWTATFENLKKYTTKVRDGLKTESFGIGLRLSNEASLELSEGDNLAVFKDWLVSENMYVFTINGFPYGGFHNQVVKDEVHTPDWSTPERLAYTIRLFDILAELLPEGLDGGVSTSPISYRFWHKDDAALKEVKAVAVRQLSQLMIHLAEIKTKTGKSLHLDMEPEPDGILETSDEFVDFFNDDLLPSGKNQLSATLGIGLDKAEEIIREHFQLCYDVCHFAVGFEKPSEAIAKVKAANIKIGRIQISAALSSGILGSQEDRAIVQEQLKRFDEPTYLHQAVVRKTDGALVRYKDLGPGLADIQQADFQEIRTHFHVPVFTEKYEKLISTQQDIIATLAVWKEENFTNHLEVETYTWDVLPEAMQTDIVSCVVRELDWVRTVATA, from the coding sequence ATGCGTATTAATAAATATCAGGCTCATTTAAGTTACTGCAGTAATATTCACGCAGGTGAATCTTGGACAGCTACTTTTGAGAATCTAAAAAAGTACACCACCAAAGTACGTGACGGTTTAAAAACCGAAAGCTTTGGTATTGGTTTACGATTATCAAACGAAGCTTCTTTAGAGCTTTCTGAAGGAGACAATCTCGCAGTTTTTAAAGATTGGCTGGTAAGTGAAAACATGTATGTGTTTACCATCAATGGTTTTCCATACGGTGGGTTTCATAATCAAGTAGTGAAAGATGAGGTGCATACGCCAGATTGGAGTACGCCAGAGCGTTTGGCTTACACCATTCGCTTGTTTGATATTTTGGCTGAATTACTACCCGAAGGTTTAGATGGTGGGGTTTCTACTTCGCCTATTTCTTACAGGTTTTGGCATAAAGATGATGCTGCTTTAAAAGAAGTGAAAGCAGTGGCGGTTCGTCAATTGTCACAACTGATGATTCATCTGGCAGAAATAAAGACCAAAACGGGTAAAAGCTTGCACCTAGACATGGAGCCAGAGCCAGACGGAATTTTAGAAACTAGCGATGAGTTTGTTGATTTCTTTAATGATGATTTACTGCCATCGGGTAAAAATCAGCTAAGTGCAACATTGGGCATAGGGCTCGATAAAGCAGAAGAGATTATCAGAGAGCACTTTCAGCTCTGTTATGATGTTTGCCATTTTGCCGTAGGCTTTGAAAAGCCATCGGAGGCTATTGCCAAAGTGAAAGCTGCCAATATCAAAATAGGTAGAATTCAGATTTCTGCGGCTTTAAGCAGTGGTATTTTGGGTAGCCAAGAAGATAGAGCGATTGTTCAAGAGCAATTAAAAAGATTTGACGAGCCTACTTATTTGCACCAAGCCGTGGTTAGAAAAACCGACGGAGCATTAGTAAGATATAAAGATTTAGGGCCTGGTTTAGCGGATATTCAGCAGGCGGACTTTCAAGAAATAAGAACACATTTTCATGTGCCTGTTTTTACAGAGAAATATGAGAAATTGATATCTACGCAGCAAGACATTATAGCTACGCTAGCTGTTTGGAAAGAAGAAAATTTCACCAATCATTTAGAGGTGGAAACTTATACTTGGGATGTTTTGCCAGAGGCTATGCAAACCGATATAGTGAGCTGTGTGGTGAGGGAATTAGATTGGGTTAGAACAGTGGCAACGGCATGA
- a CDS encoding alkaline phosphatase family protein, producing the protein MKKVAVINVIGLSKRVLGEHTPFLSKWAAKKNIANVEPVLPAVTCAVQTTYLTGKWPNEHGIVGNGWFSKEAQEVQFWKQSNQLVQAPNVWDNIRKTNPDFTCANMFWWYNMYSTADYSVTPRPQYRADGQKVPDCYSYPADLRDRLQAELGTFPLFHFWGPKTTIKSSEWIADASKKVHEWHNPDLMLVYLPHLDYVLQKYGHDEKHLPKDLAEIDKVCEDLITYLEAKGVEVSVISEYGITNVERPIHPNRVLRDMGLLGIREENGLELLDAGASKAFAVADHQIAHVYVNDKSQLAAVKKRFEAEAGVALVLDEEGKKKYHLDHERSGDLVLVGDDKSWFTYYFWEDDAKAPDYARMVDIHKKPGYDPAEMLLDPRQKLIIPKIIFKVLKKKLGFRMVMDVIPLDATLVKGSHGAVNLQDEDKAIFISSQKHDANIAPTAIHDLIMNWVLR; encoded by the coding sequence ATGAAAAAAGTAGCGGTAATTAATGTAATTGGTCTTTCAAAAAGAGTTTTAGGCGAGCATACACCATTTCTTTCTAAATGGGCTGCCAAGAAAAATATAGCAAATGTAGAGCCTGTTTTACCTGCGGTTACCTGTGCTGTTCAAACTACCTATTTGACAGGGAAATGGCCAAACGAACACGGTATAGTAGGGAACGGTTGGTTTTCAAAAGAAGCCCAAGAAGTACAGTTTTGGAAGCAATCAAACCAGCTGGTTCAAGCTCCAAATGTGTGGGATAATATCAGAAAGACAAATCCGGATTTTACCTGTGCTAATATGTTTTGGTGGTATAACATGTATTCTACCGCCGATTACTCCGTCACGCCAAGGCCGCAGTATAGGGCAGATGGTCAAAAAGTACCAGATTGTTATTCGTATCCAGCAGATTTAAGAGACCGCTTGCAGGCAGAATTGGGTACTTTCCCACTGTTTCATTTTTGGGGACCCAAAACCACCATTAAATCTAGCGAGTGGATAGCCGATGCTTCTAAGAAAGTGCATGAATGGCATAATCCAGATTTGATGTTGGTCTACTTGCCGCATTTAGATTATGTGCTGCAGAAATATGGCCATGATGAAAAGCATTTGCCAAAAGACCTTGCCGAAATAGACAAAGTATGTGAAGACCTGATTACCTATTTGGAGGCAAAAGGTGTGGAGGTTTCTGTCATTTCAGAGTATGGAATTACAAATGTAGAAAGGCCTATTCACCCAAATCGTGTTTTACGTGATATGGGTTTGTTAGGAATTAGAGAAGAAAACGGTTTAGAGTTATTAGACGCAGGGGCGTCAAAAGCTTTTGCGGTGGCCGACCATCAAATAGCTCATGTGTATGTCAATGACAAATCGCAGCTAGCCGCTGTCAAAAAACGATTTGAAGCAGAAGCTGGCGTGGCTTTAGTTTTAGATGAAGAAGGCAAAAAGAAATACCATTTAGACCACGAACGCTCTGGAGACTTGGTACTGGTAGGCGATGATAAAAGCTGGTTTACTTATTATTTCTGGGAAGATGATGCTAAGGCACCGGACTACGCCAGAATGGTAGATATTCATAAAAAGCCAGGTTACGACCCTGCCGAAATGCTTTTAGACCCAAGGCAAAAGCTAATTATTCCAAAAATCATCTTTAAGGTGCTTAAGAAAAAATTGGGATTTAGAATGGTGATGGATGTGATTCCTTTAGACGCCACTTTAGTGAAAGGTTCGCATGGTGCTGTCAATCTACAAGACGAAGACAAAGCCATTTTTATCAGCAGTCAAAAGCATGATGCTAATATTGCCCCTACAGCCATTCATGATTTGATTATGAATTGGGTATTGAGATAA
- a CDS encoding 3-coathanger stack domain-containing protein, giving the protein MSGTRTEQAIQTINAQNKIEGSSNVIYKAGNAAILEPGFKAESGTVFSAKIEDVCAD; this is encoded by the coding sequence TTGAGCGGGACGCGAACAGAACAAGCTATACAAACTATCAATGCTCAAAACAAGATAGAGGGCAGCTCAAATGTTATTTACAAAGCAGGAAACGCAGCCATATTAGAGCCAGGTTTTAAAGCAGAATCGGGTACGGTTTTCAGTGCAAAAATTGAAGATGTATGTGCGGATTAA
- a CDS encoding ATP-binding protein yields the protein MSGLFKKSILSVILLLLGAHLSAQPILLSENIKYNESISSHVMFFEDTTGEMDIAEVVKAGFTENQGRNNFIIPFSDHAFWFKVDFEKETDTSDDWVIWFTNELIENLEFYEYDSLTSSYILADSWNVLTSRNKFFKGQEPFFDFKLRDKTTLYFKLKSERALVLTMRVSPSDLKAKISMSNFGRITFVNGLLIFRLLLVLTLGLFVINDIGFRAYSVLVLIKSLGYWGLINAITPAIITNPISAQKLNFLLYTSSPIGTVIFSLAVLPFFELPSWFKKVLYLFAFLTVGVNVLVQFDYSWQYLRMGVGVSVLSGLFIVFIFGYSVLKKLPIQKYYAIPFLLGLISYLLMNMRILFQVQIPLASTIAFFLFAAEIFIFIFFLGRIFKETQLKHFMATEKLKNEEIQSVKLLELDNLKTSFFTNISHELKTPLTLISGPVEELRKKYPEEKLLGMIGPNLGRLKQLINQILDIQKIEAGKQELNIVKKDLAKHLRMQVFAFHSLAEAKELSLNFTQNKNEFLAYFDEDKLNKIIDNLLSNAIKYTAAHGDVKVKVVFHKEPHKLQISVEDTGYGISEKDLPFIFDRFYQVDNDNYQGSGVGLALVKELVTLLKGTIDVSSQLNKGTSFLVSLPVDKKTWNGFNIETKEELDSFENSTVPLERDSEKDLILLVEDNEDMQFYLKTIFEDEYEIIQAFNGLEGIEKANQEVPDIIICDLMMPLMDGFEFSKKIRGQVTSSHVPIIMLTAKSSKESRMESFDIGIDQYMTKPFDADELRGVVKNKIENRKKLRTYFSEGERDIDDSGLSVSPLERVFIDTLNDFLEHNYSNSTLSVMDMAERMEMSDTQLRRKLKNISGYSPNEYLRKFRLKKAEQLLKRGNKSISEIAFEIGFENLSYFSKIFQQEYDCLPSEYVS from the coding sequence ATGTCAGGCTTGTTTAAGAAAAGTATACTTTCCGTAATATTGCTATTACTTGGTGCTCATCTGAGTGCTCAGCCTATATTACTTTCAGAAAATATAAAATATAATGAGAGTATTTCTTCTCATGTAATGTTTTTTGAAGATACTACTGGCGAAATGGATATCGCTGAGGTAGTAAAGGCAGGTTTTACGGAGAATCAAGGCAGAAATAACTTTATAATACCATTTTCAGATCATGCTTTTTGGTTTAAAGTTGATTTTGAAAAAGAGACCGATACTTCAGATGATTGGGTGATTTGGTTTACAAATGAGCTTATAGAAAATTTAGAGTTTTATGAATATGACTCTTTAACCAGTAGCTACATCCTTGCCGATTCTTGGAATGTTCTCACATCAAGAAATAAGTTTTTTAAAGGCCAAGAGCCTTTTTTTGATTTTAAGCTGAGGGATAAAACGACCCTTTATTTTAAATTAAAGTCAGAAAGGGCTTTAGTGCTCACTATGAGGGTGAGCCCTAGTGATTTGAAAGCCAAAATATCCATGAGTAATTTTGGCCGTATAACTTTTGTCAATGGTCTACTTATTTTCAGGCTTCTTTTGGTTTTGACACTAGGTCTTTTTGTGATTAATGACATTGGCTTTAGAGCCTATTCTGTTTTAGTTTTGATTAAGTCTTTGGGCTATTGGGGATTAATAAACGCAATAACTCCTGCCATTATCACGAACCCTATTTCTGCCCAGAAATTAAACTTTCTACTCTATACTTCGTCGCCTATTGGAACTGTTATTTTCTCTTTAGCAGTATTGCCATTTTTCGAACTTCCTTCTTGGTTTAAAAAGGTTTTATATCTCTTTGCCTTTTTAACGGTAGGTGTAAATGTCTTAGTTCAGTTTGACTACAGTTGGCAGTATTTACGCATGGGTGTAGGCGTTTCAGTGCTTTCAGGGTTGTTTATTGTTTTTATTTTTGGATATTCTGTGTTAAAAAAACTACCTATTCAGAAATACTATGCTATTCCCTTTTTGCTAGGTTTAATTAGTTACCTGTTAATGAATATGAGGATTTTGTTTCAGGTCCAAATTCCTTTAGCATCCACTATTGCCTTCTTCTTATTTGCGGCAGAAATATTCATATTTATCTTCTTTCTTGGTAGAATATTTAAAGAAACTCAGCTTAAGCACTTCATGGCTACGGAAAAGCTTAAAAATGAAGAAATACAATCGGTCAAACTCTTAGAACTCGATAATCTTAAAACTAGTTTTTTTACTAACATATCTCATGAGCTGAAAACACCGTTAACGTTAATTTCGGGTCCGGTAGAGGAGCTTCGCAAAAAATATCCAGAAGAGAAACTTTTGGGAATGATTGGGCCAAATCTGGGTAGACTCAAGCAATTGATAAATCAAATACTTGATATTCAGAAAATAGAGGCAGGAAAACAGGAACTGAATATTGTAAAAAAAGATTTAGCAAAACATCTGAGAATGCAGGTATTTGCCTTTCATTCACTGGCAGAGGCTAAGGAACTTAGTTTGAACTTCACTCAAAATAAAAATGAGTTCCTAGCTTATTTCGATGAAGATAAATTAAATAAAATCATTGATAATTTACTCTCTAACGCAATTAAATATACAGCTGCCCACGGTGATGTTAAGGTTAAAGTAGTTTTTCATAAGGAGCCTCACAAGTTACAGATAAGCGTGGAAGATACGGGCTATGGCATTTCAGAGAAAGACTTACCATTTATTTTTGATAGGTTTTATCAGGTAGATAATGATAACTATCAAGGGTCGGGAGTAGGATTAGCTTTGGTCAAAGAATTGGTGACTTTGTTAAAAGGGACTATTGATGTTAGTAGTCAGCTGAATAAGGGCACTAGCTTTTTAGTAAGCCTACCAGTGGATAAGAAAACTTGGAATGGTTTTAACATAGAGACTAAAGAGGAACTGGATTCTTTTGAAAACTCTACTGTTCCATTAGAAAGAGACAGCGAGAAGGATTTGATTCTTTTAGTGGAGGATAATGAGGATATGCAATTTTATCTAAAAACCATTTTTGAAGATGAATATGAAATCATTCAAGCATTTAATGGATTGGAAGGTATAGAAAAGGCGAACCAAGAGGTGCCAGATATTATTATCTGTGATTTAATGATGCCTTTAATGGATGGCTTTGAGTTTAGTAAAAAGATAAGAGGGCAAGTGACTTCTAGCCATGTGCCTATAATTATGCTTACGGCCAAGTCTTCCAAAGAAAGCAGAATGGAGAGTTTTGATATTGGGATAGACCAGTACATGACTAAGCCATTTGATGCCGACGAGTTAAGAGGAGTAGTAAAGAATAAAATTGAAAACAGGAAAAAACTAAGGACGTATTTCAGTGAAGGAGAAAGAGATATAGACGATAGTGGACTAAGTGTGAGTCCTCTGGAGCGAGTTTTTATAGATACCTTAAATGATTTTTTGGAACATAATTATTCAAATTCAACACTTTCAGTTATGGATATGGCTGAGAGAATGGAAATGAGCGATACACAACTGAGACGTAAGTTGAAAAACATTAGCGGATATTCGCCAAACGAATATTTGCGAAAATTTAGGCTTAAAAAAGCGGAGCAGCTTTTGAAAAGAGGGAATAAAAGTATCTCGGAAATAGCTTTTGAAATAGGCTTTGAAAACCTATCCTATTTTTCTAAAATATTTCAACAAGAGTATGATTGCCTACCTTCGGAATATGTTTCATAG